The following are from one region of the Hymenobacter sp. YIM 151858-1 genome:
- a CDS encoding chemotaxis protein CheW has product MTENSAAAEKKPQKSEAPVQLIVFRLGNEEYGIRIEQVKEVTVTPEIARMPKTPRFVKGIANLRGDIIAIIDLEERFRLRRTDQPLPAQTFTLAIEARDYTIGIIVREVPQPISIPASSIEQAPDFIQDINIHDKYIEGIARVDNRIIIVLDMLKLLTPEEIMQLRPRAASSASAERK; this is encoded by the coding sequence ATGACTGAAAATTCGGCTGCCGCAGAAAAGAAGCCACAAAAGTCAGAAGCACCTGTTCAGCTTATCGTTTTCCGCCTAGGTAACGAGGAGTATGGAATCCGCATTGAGCAGGTAAAAGAGGTGACGGTGACTCCGGAAATTGCCCGTATGCCCAAAACACCTCGTTTTGTCAAGGGCATCGCCAATCTTCGCGGCGACATTATTGCCATCATCGATCTGGAAGAGCGGTTTCGGTTGCGCCGGACCGATCAGCCCTTGCCGGCGCAAACCTTTACGCTGGCAATCGAAGCGCGTGATTATACCATCGGTATCATCGTGCGCGAAGTACCACAGCCAATCTCCATTCCGGCTTCCAGCATCGAACAGGCTCCTGACTTCATTCAGGACATCAACATTCACGACAAGTACATCGAGGGAATTGCTCGGGTCGACAACCGCATAATCATCGTGTTGGACATGCTCAAGTTGCTCACTCCCGAAGAAATCATGCAGCTCCGGCCTCGCGCAGCATCTTCTGCCAGTGCTGAGCGTAAATAG
- a CDS encoding response regulator, producing the protein MKNRILIVDDSFYMRTMLKNMLTDAGYDVVGEAANGQQARELASQTKPDLITLDVILPDNTGLEVLKDIRLELPDVKIVMCSAVGQEVIVNEALESGAMAYIVKPFSEDKVLEIVSSALQEAGGDSSASETAE; encoded by the coding sequence ATGAAAAACCGCATCCTCATCGTAGACGATTCTTTCTACATGCGCACGATGCTGAAGAACATGCTCACCGACGCCGGTTACGACGTGGTGGGCGAGGCCGCCAATGGCCAACAGGCACGGGAGCTGGCCTCGCAAACCAAGCCTGACCTGATTACGCTCGACGTAATTTTGCCTGATAACACCGGTTTGGAAGTACTGAAGGACATCCGACTGGAGCTGCCCGATGTAAAAATCGTGATGTGCAGCGCAGTAGGGCAGGAGGTTATTGTAAACGAAGCACTCGAAAGCGGTGCCATGGCTTACATCGTGAAGCCTTTCTCCGAGGACAAAGTACTCGAAATCGTGAGCAGTGCTTTGCAAGAAGCCGGTGGCGATTCGTCGGCCTCGGAAACCGCTGAGTAA
- a CDS encoding chemotaxis protein CheB, whose protein sequence is MPAPLTILLGDLPGLVRLAVSKVLRTDKDVRIVASTSGADDLLDQTKALRPDLVIVGDQSAPMLHKLATCHRGPVLLYSAQQLRTGLLRDTAKWGVYDHFGPMPAASHPDHAFARRELLRKVHRSRRAVTAYVGRSAHKAEAATEVAAFRRISSAPPRGVVVLGGSTGGAAAVEQIVRQLQSGLRHAVVVAVHLPASFTATLVERLRKASVLPVVEGAAGMRLEPGKVVVVPGGRHWMIKGNLPQQMWLAPATEQAPALDEPSIDLLLSSAARAAGRNTLGVVLTGLGNDGTVGAQVVRQLGGTVVAQDEESSVVFGMPKSVIRAGHASVVLGLGEVPRFITAHTQLMRPWPMISRTTSVSRSYTR, encoded by the coding sequence GTGCCTGCACCCCTGACCATCCTACTTGGCGATTTGCCAGGTTTGGTGCGCCTGGCTGTGTCCAAGGTGCTGCGGACGGACAAAGACGTGCGGATTGTTGCCAGCACCTCCGGCGCCGACGACCTGCTCGATCAAACCAAGGCTTTGCGTCCTGATTTGGTTATTGTAGGAGATCAATCGGCTCCAATGCTGCACAAGCTGGCTACCTGCCACCGGGGGCCTGTGCTCTTGTATTCGGCTCAGCAACTGCGCACGGGCCTGCTGCGCGACACTGCCAAATGGGGCGTGTACGATCATTTCGGCCCCATGCCCGCCGCCTCGCACCCCGATCATGCGTTTGCTCGTCGGGAGCTGCTCAGAAAGGTACACCGCTCACGTCGGGCGGTTACGGCGTACGTTGGCCGCTCAGCCCATAAAGCCGAAGCTGCAACAGAGGTGGCTGCCTTCCGCCGCATTAGCAGTGCTCCACCTAGGGGAGTAGTGGTACTGGGTGGATCGACGGGCGGAGCCGCCGCGGTTGAGCAAATTGTGCGTCAGCTGCAATCCGGACTTCGGCATGCAGTGGTAGTGGCGGTGCACTTGCCTGCTTCTTTTACTGCTACGCTGGTGGAGCGGCTGCGCAAAGCCTCGGTGCTACCCGTAGTAGAGGGTGCTGCCGGCATGCGACTCGAACCCGGCAAAGTAGTGGTGGTACCCGGCGGCCGTCATTGGATGATTAAGGGTAACCTGCCGCAACAAATGTGGCTGGCTCCGGCTACTGAGCAGGCCCCCGCGCTCGACGAACCCAGCATCGACTTGCTGCTTAGCTCTGCTGCCCGTGCGGCGGGCCGCAATACCCTAGGTGTGGTACTAACCGGGCTCGGCAACGACGGTACGGTGGGCGCGCAGGTAGTGCGTCAGCTTGGTGGTACGGTGGTTGCCCAAGACGAAGAATCCTCAGTAGTATTCGGCATGCCCAAATCGGTGATTCGTGCCGGTCATGCATCCGTGGTGCTCGGCCTGGGCGAGGTACCACGCTTTATCACCGCCCACACGCAGTTGATGCGCCCGTGGCCGATGATTTCTCGAACCACTTCCGTTTCCCGCTCCTACACCCGATGA